The sequence CCCGAGGCGCAGATCTTGACCTCGTCGATCCTCTTGCCCTTGAGCTCAAGCCCGTTCAGCACCGCGGCGCCCACGATGATCGCGGTACCATGCTGGTCGTCATGGAAAACCGGGATCGGCATGCGCTCGCGCAGCGCTTCCTCGATCTCGAAACAATCCGGCGCGCGGATGTCCTCGAGGTTGATGCCGCCAAAGGTCGGCCATAGCGGCGCGACGGCCTCGATGAACTTGGGCGGATCGATCTCATCGATCTCAAGATCGAACACGTCTATGCCGGCAAACTTCTTGAAGAGCACCGCCTTGCCCTCCATCACCGGCTTACTGGCCAGCGCACCGATATTGCCCAGGCCCAGCACGGCGGTGCCGTTGGAGATGACTGCGACCAGGTTTTGCCGGGAGGTGTATTTGGCGACCGATTCCGGATTGGCGGCGATTTCCTCGCAAGGCGCGGCGACGCCGGGCGAATAGGCCAGCGCCAGGTCGCGCTGGTTGCCCAACGGCTTGATCGGCTGGATCTCGAGCTTGCCGGGCTTGGGGAACTCGTGGAAATGCAGGGCGGCTTCGCGAAGGGCTTTCCGCTGCTCGTTGAGGTCGGTCGTCACGCAGTCCTCCTCGCCCGCTGCTTGGTTTCGCGGACATAGTTTGGGACAGCGTTGGTGCCACCAATCGCCCCGGTTGAAAAGTGGCTAAGTCGGCGCAAAGCTGCAACTAAAGTCGCAAAACGCGTCACGCTGCGCTGGCAACGATGCTTTCAATGCGGCTGCGCGGCGTCGCCGTCGCGTGGAGCGCCGTGGCCAGTTCGCGGAACGCGCCAATCTTGAGCGCGGGTGCGAAGATGAACCCCTGCGCCTGCACTACCCCGCGGGCCCGCAGGTAAAGTGCCTGTTCCTCGGTCTCGACGCCTTCGGCCACGATCTCGCAGTCGAGATCCTTCGCCATCGATATCAGACCGTCCAGCACCGGCACCTGCGTCGTTCCTGGCTTGACCATATCGACGAAAATGCGGTCGATCTTGATGATGTCCACGCCTAGCGTGGCAAGGTAAGCCAGGTTGGAATGCCCGGTGCCGGCGTCGTCCATGGCAATGCGCGACCCCAGGGCGTGGAGGCCGGCAATCACACTGTTGGCGACGGCCGAGTTCGCCAGTGGATGCCGCTCGGTGATCTCGAACACCAGTTGGCGGAAATTGACCGGCGAATTGCCGAAGATGGCCTGGACGTCCTCGACGATACTGTCGTCGCGGAAGTGGCCTTCGAAGAGGTTTATGGAGATCTTGAGTTCGGGCATCATCTGGCTGAGGTCGCCCAGGTCGAACTTGACCTGCTGCATAAGCGACAGGGTCATGGGTATGGCAAGGCCGGTGACCTCGGCATAGTCGATGAAGGCGCCCGGGGGCACGATCTGCCCGTTCTTCTTCTCCCAGCGGCACAGAACTTCGCAGCCCATAAGTTCGCCGGTCCGCAGGTTGATGACCGGCTGGTAATAGGGCTTCACTTCGCCACGGGCGATTGCCCGTTCGAGGTCGAAGGCAGGTACACGGGAACGCCGGACGTAGCCCAGCGACAACAGCAGGACGATGGCGCTCATGCCACAGGCAATGGCCGTGAAAGCGACGTCGAGGTCGGCGTAGGCCGCGCGTGCCATGACAAAGGGAATGGCGTACTCCACCTTGAGCGGGAGCTCGCCAGCAAACGCCTCAGCCATGACGAACTCGGCGCTGGATGTGCGACGGTCATATGCACCCGGATCGCCAATGGTGAGCACCGGGGTGCCGTTGGTGAGCATCACACGCATCATGGCGGCGCTGGGGAGCGCCTGCGTCAGCCCTTCCGACGTCTGCCCCATCAGCGGCATGAAGGCCGAGACGCGTCGTGTCTGGCCGAAAGTCTGAGTAATCTTGAGTGCGGGCATGGCCAGGTCACCAAGCTGCACGAGCGTGATGGTCTCCGTATGGCCCGGCACAGGCAGATTTTCCGACAGCGGCGAATAGGCGACCGTACGTCCGAATGCGTCGCAGTATTGGACACCGTCAGAGTTCTCGACCAGGACCTGCTTCATGCTGAGGCTGGTTTCGATCTCACGCTGCACATTTGCGACAAAGGTCGGCGTGCACAGGGACGGACTTTCCGCCAGGATGCGGCGAAGCGCACCTATCGCGTCGTTCACGCCGATTTCTATTTGTGAGGTAACGCCGGCAACATATTGCCGTGTCTGCTCTTTTTCTCGCACCCGGACATAGCTGTCCAGCAGGTAATCCACCGCCATAATCGGCACGAACGCGAGCAGCGCTCCGATCAGGGTCAGGATGTGAGAATATCTGGACTTCAAGATTCGAATCCGCCGCGGTCTCTCGCCCTATAAGCGGTATCAACCAGCATTTAACGGATCATTAACGGTGGTTAACCGGTTGCAAATGAAGGAGAAGTCAATTGGCTAGAACCTGGCCGACGGGGTCCTTCGGCCATTTGCAGAGCGAGCATGACTACGTCGTCGTCCGCCACTTCCGCGACTTTGATGGCGGTGAGCATCCGGAGGGGGAGCACTGGACCTTTATTGGCTCAAGCTTCCTGCCCTATGACGATGGACTATCGTTTTTCGCGGTCATCAATGGCGTCGAGCGGCAGGTGCGGATGCAGTGGCGCGAGGAGGAACAGGGGCCGATTATTGACCACCTGAAGGATTATCTGCAGGCAAAGTGAGGCGGCCCCGTTGCCGGAGCGCCCGAGGTGCGAAATGAGCCCGCGCTACTGAACGTTGAGGCGGATGCTCAGTTCGCGCAGGGCCTTGGCCGATGCGGGGCTTGGGGCGCCCATCAGCAGGTCTTCCGCCTGCTGGTTCATCGGGAACGCCGTGATCTCGCGCAAGTTGGCGACGCCGCAGAGCAGCATGACGATGCGGTCGATACCGAAGGCAGCCCCGCCATGCGGCGGTGCTCCATACTGGAAGGCGCGATAGAGGCCGCCGAACTGTTCTTCGACCTCCGCCCGGCTCTTGCCGGTCAGCTCAAATGCCTTGACCATGGTCTCGGGCAATTGGTTACGAATTGAGCCCGAGGCGATCTCGTAGCCATTGCAGACGGCGTCATACTGGTACGCCTTGATAGTCAGCGGATCCTGACTGTTGAGCGCCTCGATGCCGCCCTGCGGCATCGAGAACGGGTTGTGGGCAAAGTCCACGCGCTTTTCTTCCTCGCTCCACTCGTAGAACGGGAAATCGACAATCCAGCACAGCGCGAACTGCTCGGTATCGACCACGCCCAGATCGGTGCCGATCTTGGTGCGAGCCTCACCGGCGAACTTGTAGAATTTCTCGGGTCGCCCGGCGACGAAGAACACGGCATCCCCGTCGGTCAGGCCGAACTGCGCCTTGATGGCTGCAGTACGTTCCTCGCCTATGTTCTTCGCGATAGGGCCTGACCCCTGCCCGTCCTTGAAGAAGATATAGCCGAGTCCCGGCTGGCCCTCGCCCTGCGCCCAGGCGTTCATGCGGTCGCAGAATGCACGGCCGATCGGCTCGGCACCCGCCTTGTTCTTCGCCGGAATGGCCCAGACTTCGACCTTGGGATCGACTTCGATCTGGCTGGCGAACACCTTGAAGCCCGAACCGGCGAAATGCGCGGTCACGGCTTCGATTTCGATAGGGTTGCGCAGGTCCGGCTTGTCCGAACCATACTTGCGGATGGCCGTCTCGTAGGGAATACGCGGCCAGTCCTTGGTCACGCGCTTGCCCTCGGCGAACTGCTCGAAAATCGAGGTAATCACCGGCTGGGTGGTGTTCCACACGTCTTCCTGCGTGACGAAGCTCATTTCCAGGTCGAGTTGGTAGAACTCGCCCGGCAGGCGATCGGCGCGCGGGTCCTCGTCGCGGAAGCAGGGCGCGACCTGGAAGTAGCGATCGAAGCCGGCCACCATCAGCAATTGCTTGTACTGTTGGGGAGCCTGCGGCAGGGCGAAGAATTTGCCCGGATGGATGCGTGAAGGCACGAGGAAGTCGCGCGCCCCTTCCGGCGACGACGCGGTCAGGATGGGCGTGGAATACTCGGCAAAACCCTGTCCGGTCATTCCTGTCCGCATGGCCGCGATTATCTTGGTGCGCTTGACGATGTTGGCATGCAGCTTCTCCCGACGCAGGTCGAGGAAGCGGTAACGCAGGCGAACGTCTTCAGGATAATCCTGGTCACCAAATACCGGGAGCGGCAGCTCCTTGGCGGCCGAAAGCACCTCGATCTCACGAATGAACACCTCGATCGTGCCGGTGGGCAGGTTGGGGTTCACTGCGGCGGCGTCACGGAGCTTTACCTCGCCATCGATGCGGATCACCCATTCCGAGCGCACCTTTTCGGCCGCCGAGAAAGCGGGAGAATCAGGATCGATGACGGCCTGGGTCACGCCGTAATGGTCGCGCAGGTCGATAAACAACAGGCCGCCATGGTCGCGGATGCGGTTTACCCAGCCGCTCAGGCGCACGGTCTGGCCGGCCTCCTTGGCGGTAAGGGCGCCGCAGGTGTGCGAGCGGTAGCGATGTGAGGTCATGTCGGAACTCTGGGAAAGGCCTGAATCTTGGGCGGGAAAAGCGCATGGGAGCCCCCGCTTGTCAAGTTGAACAGCCACCCTCGGAACTGGGGCCGGGTCCGCTACGCTAACCCTGCCCAACTGCTGGACAAATCCGGTATGGAGTGGGCCCCGCGCACCTGCTAGGAAAGATCGTGACGAATTTTAGACGGACGCCGGTATGGACCTCATAGTTTCCACAGATGTGCTCGCTGCTTTCTGCGAGCGCGCTGCGAAGTTCGATTTTGTGACAGTCGATACCGAATTTCTTCGCGAGACGACCTATTGGCCAAAACTCTGCCTGATCCAGGCTGCTACCGATGATGAAGCGGTTCTGATCGATCCGCTGGCAAGCGAGCTGGACCTG comes from Devosia oryziradicis and encodes:
- a CDS encoding EAL domain-containing protein, whose translation is MKSRYSHILTLIGALLAFVPIMAVDYLLDSYVRVREKEQTRQYVAGVTSQIEIGVNDAIGALRRILAESPSLCTPTFVANVQREIETSLSMKQVLVENSDGVQYCDAFGRTVAYSPLSENLPVPGHTETITLVQLGDLAMPALKITQTFGQTRRVSAFMPLMGQTSEGLTQALPSAAMMRVMLTNGTPVLTIGDPGAYDRRTSSAEFVMAEAFAGELPLKVEYAIPFVMARAAYADLDVAFTAIACGMSAIVLLLSLGYVRRSRVPAFDLERAIARGEVKPYYQPVINLRTGELMGCEVLCRWEKKNGQIVPPGAFIDYAEVTGLAIPMTLSLMQQVKFDLGDLSQMMPELKISINLFEGHFRDDSIVEDVQAIFGNSPVNFRQLVFEITERHPLANSAVANSVIAGLHALGSRIAMDDAGTGHSNLAYLATLGVDIIKIDRIFVDMVKPGTTQVPVLDGLISMAKDLDCEIVAEGVETEEQALYLRARGVVQAQGFIFAPALKIGAFRELATALHATATPRSRIESIVASAA
- a CDS encoding DUF3601 domain-containing protein codes for the protein MARTWPTGSFGHLQSEHDYVVVRHFRDFDGGEHPEGEHWTFIGSSFLPYDDGLSFFAVINGVERQVRMQWREEEQGPIIDHLKDYLQAK
- the aspS gene encoding aspartate--tRNA ligase — encoded protein: MTSHRYRSHTCGALTAKEAGQTVRLSGWVNRIRDHGGLLFIDLRDHYGVTQAVIDPDSPAFSAAEKVRSEWVIRIDGEVKLRDAAAVNPNLPTGTIEVFIREIEVLSAAKELPLPVFGDQDYPEDVRLRYRFLDLRREKLHANIVKRTKIIAAMRTGMTGQGFAEYSTPILTASSPEGARDFLVPSRIHPGKFFALPQAPQQYKQLLMVAGFDRYFQVAPCFRDEDPRADRLPGEFYQLDLEMSFVTQEDVWNTTQPVITSIFEQFAEGKRVTKDWPRIPYETAIRKYGSDKPDLRNPIEIEAVTAHFAGSGFKVFASQIEVDPKVEVWAIPAKNKAGAEPIGRAFCDRMNAWAQGEGQPGLGYIFFKDGQGSGPIAKNIGEERTAAIKAQFGLTDGDAVFFVAGRPEKFYKFAGEARTKIGTDLGVVDTEQFALCWIVDFPFYEWSEEEKRVDFAHNPFSMPQGGIEALNSQDPLTIKAYQYDAVCNGYEIASGSIRNQLPETMVKAFELTGKSRAEVEEQFGGLYRAFQYGAPPHGGAAFGIDRIVMLLCGVANLREITAFPMNQQAEDLLMGAPSPASAKALRELSIRLNVQ